Within Rothia sp. ZJ932, the genomic segment CGTAATATGGTCTTTGTTCCTGTGATTTCACCGGATCAGAATGCTGGTGGTGATGGTATTACTTGGTGGGAGGATGCTGATGCTAATGGTGATTTTTTCCGTTCCTTGGCTTCTTCGTTGATTGCTGAAAAGGGTTTGAACCGTTCCCAGGTGTGGACGATTGGGTATTCAGGTGGTGCTGAGTTTCAGACGTTTGAGCTGGCTGTAGATCGTCAGGGCAGTTGGCGTACTGGGGGTGGTTCCATCATGGTTGGTGGCGGTGGCTCGAATGGGTTGCAGTCTTTGGCTGCTGCTAGTGATTTGGTGATGCCGATGCATTGGTGGGTTGGTCAGAATGATGGTGAAGGGGTGACGTGGCCTGCTACTTGGAGTGCTTATGGTGCGGCGCATCAGGGTAAGGCTTTTTTTGAGGGGGCTGGGTTTACTCATACGGTTATGCATGTTATTCCCGGTGTGGATCATTATGGGTATGATTTCCCTGAGATTTTGCGGGCTTCTTTGGATGCTGCGGGGGTGGGGGTTGTTGAGCCTGCCCCTGTTGAGACGGTTGTTCCGGTTGAGGCTGGGGCTCCTGTTCCGGTTGAGACTGCACCGGTTGAGCCTGCTCCGGTAGTAACTGGGGCTCCTGCTCCGGTTGAGACTGGGGCTCCTGCTCCGGTTGAGACTGGGGCTCCTGCTCCGGTTGAGACTAAGACCCCTGTGGTCTCAGAGTCTTCTGCACCTACTGACGCTAGCGAGTCGGTATCTTCTGCTCAGACTGCTGAGCAAACTACTGAGAATAATGCAGCTGAGAGTTCCGTCAGCTCAGCCAAGAGTTCTGTAGTTGAAACTGTTACCAGTGAGCAGGGTTCTACTGCTGAGGCACAGAGTGAAACTGCCGCTGGTGCTGAGCGGAGGGTGCTAGCTAAAACTGGCATCAATACCGGTTCTATGCTGGTGGCTCTTGGTGTGTTGCTGGCTAGTGGTGCTGTGGCTGTGTGGGCTTCTCGTGCTCGTCAGGCATAAATCTGGTGAGTTGTCTTCACAGTAGATAGCTTTACCGTGAGGTACCCCTAAAAGGTTCCGTAGTCTCACCCATTAGTGTGAGTCTGCGGAACCTTTTGGATTTGTTTCCTGTAGGTGCGACAGTGGCCTGGAAGTAGTGTTGACTTCCTCTGCCCCGTTCACGGGGCAGATTCCTAACAGCAACCACGCTCTGTAGAATGATGTCATTCGCCTAAGAGATGAGTGAAATTTGCATTATTACTACCTTGCTGAAGAACACAGTTTCAAGAGCTGCGACTGCTCGCTGACTAAAAGATGCAGCACGCGTTCTAGCTCTGATATGGAAGAGATCTTTGCTTTCATTGATGAGTCAGAGCGCGATAAGACCCACTACTTTATGGGCGCAGTAATTGCTTCTGCCTCGCAAGTTCAACAGATAACCGCTGCAATGGATAGCATCATGGAAGAGTTCTCTCAACGCTTCTCGTCTCTGACTCCAAATACCGAGTTTCACGGTAGCGAGATGATGAATGGATATGGCCCATGGAAAAAGGTGGCTATTCGTGCGAAGCTAGCGATGTTTCGGAGAGTATTCACTGCAATCCATGAGGCTGGGGCGAGAGTCTTCGTCGAAGGTATCCACTATGCACAACTTCACCCCGTAGCCAATGCGCACTTGAGTCCTCGCGAACGTGCCTTTAGTCACCTGTTTGAACAGATCAACCACTATGGGACGCCGGATAACTTACTTCAAGTCATTGCTGATGAGCACCATAGCGCTGAGACAAGCCGTAGCAACTTTTCGAGGTATCGGACAGAAGGAACATACGGGTATAAACCGAACCGGCTGGAGGGGATTAACCCTGAGCTTCGCTTTGTGGATTCCCAAAATCACAGACTTCTTCAAGCCTCAGATATGGTCACGTATATCTTCAATAGGCTGCGTACCGTCGTTGAAAGTGATAAGAGAGCAGGCTTGGAGAAGCGTAAACTATGGGATATTTTTGATCATTCCCGATTGATCTATAGTCCTTCAGAAGGTCGTGGGAGGATATGGCCTCGGTGACGCACAAAACCCCCGCTAGAAGCGGGGGTTAGGGCAATGTGGGAGTCCCGTTGCTTTGGGAGTCCTACGCTCCCTATTATTGCATGTACGCTCCCAGAGTTCAATATGATTTTCTGACTGTATCGCTGGCTGGGGGCGAGTTCAGGGGTGCGATCTGCCCGGCGGTTTATACCCCGTCAAGCGCCGCTCCTGCCCCCGGTGTGGGTGAGGGTGTTTACCTGAGCGAAGACTATGCACAATCTTAGAAACGATGCCCCGCGCGACCAAAACGGTTGTGCGGGGCGGTTTTATTTAATAATAAGTCGAAACTAGACCATTCATTCGCTTAAAAGTCAATCTCACATCTTTCATAATGTCGTAGACCACATCAGTTGTTAGAAAATCATCGCGACCGCGGGGAGGGGTTTTCATCTGAGGCGCACCAAGCACCGTTGAGAGGGCAACAGCAAAAGTGCAATCCTTAAAAACTTTGGTCTTGGTACGCTTTCGGGCGGTTAGCCCCTGTACCGCTAGGAGTTCTTCATTACCGGGTTCATTGACCCAGAAGAAAGGCATAACACGCTTGATTTGTTCCAGTAGGAAGTCGCGTGGAGGGTTGGGGAAGTTGGGGTATTCTTCCCGAGCGCGTGCGTATTCATGCACGAGTTTATCTGCCAAATGGTTAGCCACATAGTCCATCTCGGCGTTGAAAGTTTCAGCTTTGAGGAACTTGTCGAAGTAATTTTCGTGGTGTCCCTCAAACATGTAGTAGGTGCCGTAACCGTCCTCGAAACGTAATTCCATGATGATTTCCTTTTCGGTTTGTGCTTGTCCCCTTGCCTTCTTGGCTTTGGGGCTGGTCGGGGTTTTCCTCTCCCTGACACTTATTACTATACATTATATTCAGTAGGTGGTGTAAGCCCAAACCAAAAAACTTTCAAAAATTATTTCCCCCTCACACCAGCCCCCGGAATAGAAGCCCGCCACGCCTCCAAATGCGCCCGCGTCCACGCAGGCTTACCATTGACCACATACCCCTCATCGGGGATAGGATACCGCTCCCGCGCATACTTAAAACTCGACCCGTTAGAATACCCAGCCACCAAAGCAGCTGTCGTGCCCGTAAAAAGCTCCACCATAACCCCTAATCCTCTCTGCTATGCTAGTAAATGTCCTTTTCGGGACGTGCTCCCCGCGTAGACGGGGATAACCGCGTCGCCTGCCATTTTCCTTATTTGCAGGCGGCGCATCTTTTTTCACTCAAAATCAATATCGCGGGTCTTTTGCAAATGCCGCCGCGACTTATGCCACCGCTCAATTCTGGCTACCCACCACACCGGGATAGGCTCCGCCCCTGTCATCACCTCAAAATCAGGCTCAGGCAGCTTATACCCATAGACTGTATCTCGTGAAACCCCGAGCATTTTAGCGATACCCGGCTTGCTTACAAGCCCCACCTTATGAGAATAAGCCCCAGGCGTTGTCGCGCTTGCAATGATTTCCACGAGTCGCGCGGCGTTCTCAGGTGTCCAGCCCTTGACCTGATTGACTCTGATATCTGGTGCTA encodes:
- a CDS encoding DUF3800 domain-containing protein; translation: MHYYYLAEEHSFKSCDCSLTKRCSTRSSSDMEEIFAFIDESERDKTHYFMGAVIASASQVQQITAAMDSIMEEFSQRFSSLTPNTEFHGSEMMNGYGPWKKVAIRAKLAMFRRVFTAIHEAGARVFVEGIHYAQLHPVANAHLSPRERAFSHLFEQINHYGTPDNLLQVIADEHHSAETSRSNFSRYRTEGTYGYKPNRLEGINPELRFVDSQNHRLLQASDMVTYIFNRLRTVVESDKRAGLEKRKLWDIFDHSRLIYSPSEGRGRIWPR